Proteins from a single region of Corvus hawaiiensis isolate bCorHaw1 chromosome 6, bCorHaw1.pri.cur, whole genome shotgun sequence:
- the MUC6 gene encoding mucin-6 isoform X12, protein MLPTLVLLIFCSFLQSAAFEGNYWSHVFLQNQKESLQRIRPSGQNRSVEEEYFLPTVLSKDSCSTWGGGHFSTFDKYQYDFTGTCNYIFATVCDETSPDFNIQFRRGLDKKIARIIIELGPSVVIVEKGSISVRSVGVIQLPYTSNGIQIAPYGRNIRLVAKLMEMELVVMWNNDDYLMVLAEKKYMGKTCGMCGNYDGYELNEFVREGKLLDTFKFAALQKMDDPSEICLSEEIPISTVPHKKYAIICSQLLNLVSPTCSVPKDGFVIRCQLDMQDCSEPGQNNCTCSTLSEYSRQCAMSHQMVFNWRTENFCSVGKCSANLIYEECGSPCIKTCSNPEYSCSSHCTYGCFCPEGTVLDDISKNRTCVHISQCPCTLNGKTYAPGETMKAACRTCKCVMGQWNCKDLPCPGRCSLEGGSFVTTFDSRPYRFHGVCTYVLMKSSSLPHNGTLMAVYEKTGYSHSETSLSAIIYQSTKDKIVISQNDLLTDDDELKRLPYRSGDITVFRQSSMYVQMHTNFGLELAVQTSPVFQAYVKVGSQFKGRTLGLCGNYNGDTTDDFMTSMDITEGTASLFVDSWRAGNCHPALERETDPCALSQLNKISAETHCSILTKKGTVFEKCHAVVNPIPFYKRCVYQACNYEETFPYICSALGSYARVCSSMGLVLENWRSSMDNCTITCTGNQTFSYNTQACDRTCLSLSNRALECHPTDIPVEGCQCPKGTYLNHKSECVRKSHCPCYLEDRKYILPDQSTITGGITCYCVNGRLSCTGKPQNPAESCKAPKKYISCSDSLENKYGAACAPTCQMLATGIECIPTKCESGCVCADGLYENLDGGCVPAEECPCEYGGLAYGRGEQIQTECEICTCMKGKWKCVQKTRCSSTCNLYGEGHITTFDGQRFVFDGNCEYILAMDGCSVNRPVSSFKIVTENVICGKSGVTCSRSISIYLGNLTIILRDETFAISGENPGVQYKVKKNALHLMFDVIIPGKYNMTLIWNKHMNFFIKISRETQETICGLCGNYNGNMKDDFETRSKYVASNELEFVNSWKENPLCGDVYFVVDPCSKNPYRKAWAEKTCSIINSHVFSACHNKVNRMPYYEACVRDSCGCDIGGDCQCMCDAIAVYAMVCLEKGVCIDWRTPEFCPVYCEYYNSHTRTGIDDAFSHGYNDDKCAWHYRPCNCPNQNYKYVNIEGCYNCSHDEYFDHEEERCMPCGQANITTTPEPSSPSPVTTVQPKVTRSSTTSTLPTGPSTSSTTTVATETTNPTITAKITVPRTSPSQPLVTIKSTTEHTTSIFTTPNMTTTITAPSITTSMKRTMGTTPKSVPSSPAASSTAASTETEQVRVTSSPFKTTKKEMATSSIPTQTTTFSQPKLTTAESEGTQATTLHYPEVVTHIRTTLTQPVQHLVTQTQATPATSTSSTSVPRGTSPATSPGVPLTRTFPSSSSLPVTLASSAASLSSTQLRTSYPAREPTRAKTPTTKVVTAAFTHEQSTVPHIVPPLSTHKTTATTSISSTSRTSVSTEVPLETASPHPSSPPAPSSPLSTRLPSTATTSTVSSTAAPGTSLRPTPTTLRPKSSSPTTSAPKESPVTESSAPTTAKTSTLPSPASSPFSTVSSAWLSSSQPAAFTHEQSTVPYIVPPLSTHKTTATTSISSTSRTSVSTEVPLETASPHASSPPAPSSPLSTRLPSTATTSTVSSTAAPGTSLRPTPTTLRPKPSSPTTSAPKESPVTESSAPTTAKTSTLPSPASSPFSTVSSAWLSSSQPAAFTHEQSTVPHIVPPLSTHKTTATTSISSTSRTSVSTEVPLETASPHPSSPPAPSSPLSTRLPSTATTSTVSSTAAPGTSLRPTPTTLRPKPSSPTTSAPKESPVTESSAPTTAKTSTLPSPASSPFSTVSSTWLSSSQPAAFTHEQSTVPHIVPPLSTHKTTATTSISSTSRTSVSTEVPLETASPHPSSPPAPSSPLSTRLPSTATTSTVSSTAAPGTSPRPTPTTLRPKPSSPTTSAPKESPVTESSALTTAKTSTLPSPASSPFSTVSSTWLSSSQPAFTHKILTVPHVVPPLSTHKTTATTSISSTSRTSVSTEVPLETASPHPSSPPAPSSPLSTRLPSTATTSTVSSTAAPGTSLRPTPTTLRPKSSSPTTSAPKESPVTESSAPTTAKTSTLPSPASSPFSTVSSAWLSSSQPAAFTHEQSTVPHIVPPLSTHKTTATTSISSTSRTSVSTEVPLETASPHPSSPPAPSSPLSTRLPSTATTSTVSSTAAPGTSPRPTPTTLRPKPSSPTTSAPKESPVTESSALTTAKTSTLPSPASSPFSTVSSTWLSSSQPAFTHKILTVPHVVPPLSTHKTTATTSISSTSRTSVSTEVPLETASPHPSSPPAPSSPLSTRLPSTATTSTVSSTAAPGTSPRPTPTTLRPKPSSPTTSAPKESPVTESSAPTTAKTSTLPSPASSPFSTVSSAWLSSSQPAAFTHEQSTVPHIVPPLSTHKTTATTSISSTSRTSVSTEVPLETASPHPSSPPAPSSPLSTRLPSTATTSTVSSTAAPGTSPRPTSTTLRPKPSSPTTSAPKESPVTESSAPTTAKTSTLPSPASSPFSTVSSTWLSSSQPAAFTHEQSTVPHIVPPLSTHKTTATTSISSTSRTSVSTEVPLETASPHPSSPPAPSSPLSTRLPSTATTSTVSSTAAPGTSPRPTPTTLRPKPSSPTTSPPKESPVTESSALTTAKTSTLPSPASSLFSTVSSTWLSSSQLAFTHGKSTVPHVAPPLTTHKTRVTTFISSTSKTSVSTGSSPPSSTEVPLETASPHPSSPPAPSGPLSTRLPSAAPSPFSSALAPTVSTMSVPTPLPTSAFRSAESTTHSYFQNTTSTPYGKTSSLAVPTSISAQSSAALIPAVLSTTITFAPHVITTASTESVERSSLQTTTLTTARTTSSPPLTSGLATSLSSVVPSTVPHERCREVEYEEEITYKGCSTNVTLSQCEGSCPSSTKLDVEKMMVTTACGCCRPRELLKKEFQLPCQDPDNPGKRLTTEIIAFSGCVCNFDSCTH, encoded by the exons TTTTGAGCAAGGATTCCTGTTCTACATGGGGTGGAGGGCATTTTTCAACCTTTGATAAATACCAGTATGACTTCACTGGGACTTGCAACTACATCTTTGCAACTGTATGTGATGAGACCAGCCCAGACTTCAACATTCAGTTCCGTCGTGGGCTGGACAAAAAAATTGCAAGGATCATTATTGAGCTTGGACCTTCTGTTGTCATTGTTGAGAAAGGCAGCATTTCTGTCAGGAGTGTTGG TGTCATTCAGCTGCCTTACACCAGCAATGGAATCCAAATAGCGCCTTATGGACGCAACATCCGCCTGGTGGCTAAGCTGATGGAGATGGAGCTGGTTGTCATGTGGAACAATGATGACTACCTCATG GTtttggctgaaaaaaaatacatggggaaaacCTGTGGAATGTGTGGGAACTACGATGGTTATGAATTGAATGAATTTGTGCGTGAAG GTAAATTGCTCGATACATTTAAATTTGCTGCTTTACAAAAAATGGATGATCCATCAGAGATTTGCCTGTCTGAGGAGATACCAATTTCCACTGTTCCTCACAAAAAATAT gCCATAATCTGCTCTCAGCTACTTAATTTGGTGTCACCAACCTGCAGTGTACCAAAAGATGGGTTCGTGATTCGTTGCCAGCTCGATATGCAGGACTGCAGTGAGCCAGGACAAAACAACTGCACTTGCTCTACACTGTCCGAGTATTCTAGGCAATGTGCTATGTCCCACCAAATGGTGTTCAACTGGAGAACTGAAAACTTCTGCT CTGTGGGAAAATGTTCTGCGAACCTAATCTATGAGGAATGTGGTTCTCCATGTATTAAAACCTGTTCCAACCCAGAGTACAGCTGTTCCAGTCACTGTACCTATGGCTGCTTTTGTCCAGAAG GAACTGTTCTTGATGACATCTCAAAGAATCGGACATGTGTTCACATTAGCCAGTGTCCATGTACACTGAATGGGAAAACATATGCTCCTGGTGAGACAATGAAAGCAGCTTGTAGGACTTG TAAATGTGTGATGGGTCAGTGGAACTGCAAAGACTTGCCCTGCCCTGGAAGGTGTTCACTGGAAGGAGGCTCCTTTGTTACCACGTTTGATTCAAGGCCATATAGATTCCATGGGGTTTGCACTTATGTTCTTATGAAG AGTTCCAGCCTGCCACACAATGGAACCCTAATGGCTGTTTATGAAAAGACTGGTTATTCTCATTCTGAGACATCACTTAGTGCTATAATTTATCAATCTACAAAA GACAAAATTGTGATTTCTCAGAATGATCTCCTTACTGATGATGATGAACTTAAGCGGCTGCCTTACAGATCAG GAGACATCACTGTTTTCAGACAGTCCTCCATGTATGTTCAAATGCATACAAACTTTGGGCTGGAACTTGCAGTTCAAACATCACCTGTGTTCCAGGCCTATGTGAAAGTTGGATCACAATTCAAAGGCAGAACACTAG GTTTGTGTGGCAATTACAATGGAGACACTACAGATGACTTCATGACCAGCATGGATATCACTGAAGGGACAGCCTCCCTGTTTGTAGATTCCTGGAGGGCAGGAAATTGCCATCCTGCCTTAGAGAGAGAGACAGACCCTTGTGCTTTGAGCCAACTAAACA AAATATCTGCTGAGACTCACTGCTCCATTCTTACCAAGAAGGGTACAGTGTTCGAGAAATGCCATGCTGTGGTGAACCCTATTCCTTTCTACAAG AGATGTGTCTACCAGGCCTGTAATTATGAAGAGACCTTTCCCTATATTTGTTCTGCTCTGGGATCGTATGCACGAGTGTGCAGTTCCATGGGCTTAGTCCTTGAGAACTGGAGAAGCAGTATGGACAATTGCA CTATTACTTGTACTGGCAATCAAACATTTAGCTACAACACTCAGGCATGTGACAGGACATGCTTGTCACTCTCCAATCGAGCCCTGGAATGCCATCCAACTGATATTCCTGTTGAAGGCTGCCAGTGTCCTAAAGGAACGTACCTGAACCACAAGAGTGAGTGTGTTCGTAAATCTCATTGTCCTTGCTACTTAGAAGACAGGAAGTACATTCTGCCTGACCAGTCAACAATAACTGGTGGGATCACCTG cTATTGTGTTAATGGGAGGCTAAGTTGCACAGGCAAACCTCAAAATCCTGCAG AAAGCTGCAAAGCTCCTAAGAAATACATATCATGTTCTGACAGTTTAGAAAACAAGTATGGAGCTGCATGTGCCCCTACCTGTCAGATGCTGGCTACTGGAATTGAATGT ATACCCACAAAGTGTGAGTcaggctgtgtctgtgctgatgGCCTCTATGAAAATCTTGATGGTGGGTGTGTGCCAGCTGAGGAGTGTCCATGTGAATATGGCGGCCTTGCTTATGGAAGAGGTGAACAAATCCAGACTGAATGTGAGATCTG CACTTGCATGAAAGGCAAATGGAaatgtgttcagaaaacaaGGTGTTCCTCCACCTGTAATCTGTATGGAGAGGGCCACATCACCACCTTTGATGGACAGCGTTTTGTGTTTGATGGCAACTGTGAATACATATTAGCTATG gatgGCTGCAGTGTTAACAGACCTGTTTCCTCTTTCAAAATTGTTACTGAGAATGTCATCTGTGGGAAATCAGGAGTTACGTGCTCCAGATCCATCAGCATTTACCTTGGG AATCTGACAATCATACTGAGAGATGAAACCTTCGCTATTTCTGGGGAAAATCCTGGTGTACAGTACAAAGTGAAAAAGAACGCCCTTCACCTGATGTTTGATGTCATTATCCCAGGAAAATACAACATGACCCTTATTTGGAATAAGCATATGAACTTCTTCATCAAGATCTCCAGAGAAACACAG GAAACGATCTGTGGTTTGTGTGGGAACTATAATGGCAACATGAAGGATGACTTTGAAACTCGAAGCAAGTATGTGGCATCAAACGAGTTGGAATTTGTCAACTCTTGGAAAGAGAATCCTCTCTGTGGGGATGTGTACTTTGTAGTGGACCCCTGTAGCAAGAACCCTTACCGTAAAGCATGGGCAGAAAAGACATGTTCCATCATCAACAGCCACGTTTTTTCTGCCTGTCACAATAAG GTGAATCGGATGCCCTACTATGAGGCCTGTGTCCGAGATTCCTGTGGGTGTGACATTGGAGGGGACTGTCAGTGCATGTGTGACGCCATCGCAGTCTATGCCATGGTGTGCTTGGAAAAAGGCGTCTGCATTGACTGGAGGACCCCCGAGTTCTGTC cTGTCTATTGTGAGTATTACAATTCTCATACAAGAACAGGAATTGATGATGCTTTTTCCCATGGCTACAATGACGACAAATGCGCCTGGCACTACAGGCCTTGTAACTGTCCAAATCAAAACTACAAATATGTCAATATTGAAG GTTGCTACAACTGCTCTCATGATGAATACTTTGACCATGAGGAGGAAAGGTGCATGCCATGTG GACAAGCAAACATTACCACCACACCTGAACCATCTTCACCTTCACCAG TAACAACAGTGCAGCCTAAAGTAACAAGGAGCTCTACCACAAGCACCCTACCAACAGGACCTAGTACTTCTTCCACAACAACTGTAGCAACTGAGACTACAAATCCAACAATAACTGCAAAAATTACAGTTCCAAGAACTTCACCCTCACAACCTCTTGTCACAATAAAGTCAACAACTG AACATACAACATCAATTTTTACCACACCAAACATGACTACAACCATCACTGCCCCTTCCATAACTACCTCAATGAAAAGAACCATGGGCACTACTCCAAAGTCTGTTCCCTCATCACCTGCTGCCTCATCAACTGCTGCTTCAACAGAGACAGAACAAGTAAGGGTCACCTCATCACCCTTCAAGACCACCAAAAAGGAAATGGCAACCTCCTCAATACCTACTCAAACCACAACTTTCAGCCAGCCCAAACTAACAACAGCAG AGAGTGAGGGAACTCAAGCAACAACTCTGCACTATCCAGAAG TTGTCACCCACATAAGAACAACGTTGACACAGCCTGTGCAGCACCTTGTCACACAGACACAGGCAACTCCTGCCACatccaccagcagcacctctgtcCCAAGAGGGACCAGCCCTGCCACCAGCCCAGGAGTTCCACTGACAAGGACATTTCCAAGCTCCAGCTCTTTGCCTGTCACCTTAGCCtcatctgctgcttctctctcctcAACCCAACTGCGAACATCATATCCTG CAAGGGAGCCAACCAGAGCTAAGACACCAACTACTAAAGTAGTAACAG cagcctTCACCCATGAACAGTCCACTGTGCCACACATTGTGCCACCTCTGAGCACACACAAGACCACGGCCACCACCTCcatcagcagcacctccaggacctctgtctccacagaagTGCCTCTGGAGACAGCATCTCCACATCCCAGCTCTCCAcctgcccccagcagccccctcAGCACCCGGCTGCCATCCACTGCCACCACTTCCACAGtctcctccacagcagctccaggcaccagCCTCAGGCCTACACCTACAACCCTGAGGCCCAAGTCCTCTTCCCCTACCACCAGTGCTCCAAAGGAGTCTCCTGTAACAGAGTCCTCTGCACCCAccacagccaaaaccagcacgctgccatctcctgcttcttctcccttctcaaCTGTGTCCTCAGCATGGCTCAGCTCCTCACAGCCTG cagcctTCACCCATGAACAGTCCACTGTGCCATACATTGTGCCACCTCTGAGCACACACAAGACCACGGCCACCACCTCcatcagcagcacctccaggacctctgtctccacagaagTGCCTCTGGAGACAGCATCTCCACATGCCAGCTCTCCAcctgcccccagcagccccctcAGCACCCGGCTGCCATCCACTGCCACCACTTCCACAGtctcctccacagcagctccaggcaccagCCTCAGGCCTACACCTACAACCCTGAGGCCCAAGCCCTCTTCCCCTACCACCAGTGCTCCAAAGGAGTCTCCTGTAACAGAGTCCTCTGCACCCAccacagccaaaaccagcacgctgccatctcctgcttcttctcccttctcaaCTGTGTCCTCAGCATGGCTCAGCTCCTCACAGCCTG cagcctTCACCCATGAACAGTCCACTGTGCCACACATTGTGCCACCTCTGAGCACACACAAGACCACGGCCACCACCTCcatcagcagcacctccaggacctctgtctccacagaagTGCCTCTGGAGACAGCATCTCCACATCCCAGCTCTCCAcctgcccccagcagccccctcAGCACCCGGCTGCCATCCACTGCCACCACTTCCACAGtctcctccacagcagctccaggcaccagCCTCAGGCCTACACCTACAACCCTGAGGCCCAAGCCCTCTTCCCCTACCACCAGTGCTCCAAAGGAGTCTCCTGTAACAGAGTCCTCTGCACCCAccacagccaaaaccagcacgctgccatctcctgcttcttctcccttctcaaCTGTGTCCTCAACATGGCTCAGCTCCTCACAGCCTG cagcctTCACCCATGAACAGTCCACTGTGCCACACATTGTGCCACCTCTGAGCACACACAAGACCACGGCCACCACCTCcatcagcagcacctccaggacctctgtctccacagaagTGCCTCTGGAGACAGCATCTCCACATCCCAGCTCTCCAcctgcccccagcagccccctcAGCACCCGGCTGCCATCCACTGCCACCACTTCCACAGtctcctccacagcagctccaggcaccagCCCCAGGCCTACACCTACAACCCTGAGGCCCAAGCCCTCTTCCCCTACCACCAGTGCTCCAAAGGAATCTCCTGTAACAGAGTCCTCTGCACTCAccacagccaaaaccagcacgctgccatctcctgcttcttctcccttctcaaCTGTGTCCTCAACATGGCTCAGCTCCTCACAGCCTG CCTTCACCCATAAAATATTGACCGTGCCACACGTTGTGCCACCTCTGAGCACACACAAGACCACGGCCACCACCTCcatcagcagcacctccaggacctctgtctccacagaagTGCCTCTGGAGACAGCATCTCCACATCCCAGCTCTCCAcctgcccccagcagccccctcAGCACCCGGCTGCCATCCACTGCCACCACTTCCACAGtctcctccacagcagctccaggcaccagCCTCAGGCCTACACCTACAACCCTGAGGCCCAAGTCCTCTTCCCCTACCACCAGTGCTCCAAAGGAGTCTCCTGTAACAGAGTCCTCTGCACCCAccacagccaaaaccagcacgctgccatctcctgcttcttctcccttctcaaCTGTGTCCTCAGCATGGCTCAGCTCCTCACAGCCTG cagcctTCACCCATGAACAGTCCACTGTGCCACACATTGTGCCACCTCTGAGCACACACAAGACCACGGCCACCACCTCcatcagcagcacctccaggacctctgtctccacagaagTGCCTCTGGAGACAGCATCTCCACATCCCAGCTCTCCAcctgcccccagcagccccctcAGCACCCGGCTGCCATCCACTGCCACCACTTCCACAGtctcctccacagcagctccaggcaccagCCCCAGGCCTACACCTACAACCCTGAGGCCCAAGCCCTCTTCCCCTACCACCAGTGCTCCAAAGGAATCTCCTGTAACAGAGTCCTCTGCACTCAccacagccaaaaccagcacgctgccatctcctgcttcttctcccttctcaaCTGTGTCCTCAACATGGCTCAGCTCCTCACAGCCTG CCTTCACCCATAAAATATTGACCGTGCCACACGTTGTGCCACCTCTGAGCACACACAAGACCACGGCCACCACCTCcatcagcagcacctccaggacctctgtctccacagaagTGCCTCTGGAGACAGCATCTCCACATCCCAGCTCTCCAcctgcccccagcagccccctcAGCACCCGGCTGCCATCCACTGCCACCACTTCCACAGtctcctccacagcagctccaggcaccagCCCCAGGCCTACACCTACAACTCTGAGGCCCAAGCCCTCTTCCCCTACCACCAGTGCTCCAAAGGAGTCTCCTGTAACAGAGTCCTCTGCACCCAccacagccaaaaccagcacgctgccatctcctgcttcttctcccttctcaaCTGTGTCCTCAGCATGGCTCAGCTCCTCACAGCCTG cagcctTCACCCATGAACAGTCCACTGTGCCACACATTGTGCCACCTCTGAGCACACACAAGACCACGGCCACCACCTCcatcagcagcacctccaggacctctgtctccacagaagTGCCTCTGGAGACAGCATCTCCACATCCCAGCTCTCCAcctgcccccagcagccccctcAGCACCCGGCTGCCATCCACTGCCACCACTTCCACAGtctcctccacagcagctccaggcaccagCCCCAGGCCTACATCTACAACCCTGAGGCCCAAGCCCTCTTCCCCTACCACCAGTGCTCCAAAGGAGTCTCCTGTAACAGAGTCCTCTGCACCCAccacagccaaaaccagcacgctgccatctcctgcttcttctcccttctcaaCTGTGTCCTCAACATGGCTCAGCTCCTCACAGCCTG cagcctTCACCCATGAACAGTCCACTGTGCCACACATTGTGCCACCTCTGAGCACACACAAGACCACGGCCACCACCTCcatcagcagcacctccaggacctctgtctccacagaagTGCCTCTGGAGACAGCATCTCCACATCCCAGCTCTCCAcctgcccccagcagccccctcAGCACCCGGCTGCCATCCACTGCCACCACTTCCACAGtctcctccacagcagctccaggcaccagCCCCAGGCCTACACCTACAACCCTGAGGCCCAAGCCCTCTTCCCCTACCACCAGTCCTCCAAAGGAATCTCCTGTAACAGAGTCCTCTGCACTCAccacagccaaaaccagcacgctgccatctcctgcttcttctctcttctcaaCTGTGTCCTCAACATGGCTCAGCTCCTCACAGCTTG CCTTCACCCATGGAAAGTCAACTGTGCCACACGTTGCACCACCTCTGACCACACACAAGACCAGGGTCACCACCTTCATCAGCAGCACCTCCAAGACCTCTGTCTCCACAGGGAGCAGCCCACCAAGCAGCACAGAAGTGCCTCTGGAAACAGCATCTCCACATCCCAGCTCTCCACCTGCTCCCAGCGGCCCCCTCAGCACCCGGCTGCCATCAGCTGCCCCGTCTCCATTCTCTTCTGCTTTGGCCCCAACTGTCAGCACTATGTCTGTGCCTACACCCCTCCCTACTTCCGCATTTAGGTCTGCTGAGAGCACTACACATTCTTACTTCCAAAACACCACATCGACTCCATATGGCAAAACATCTTCATTAGCTGTCCCTACCAGTATCTCTGCCCAGTCCAGTGCAGCGTTGATCCCAGCTGTTTTATCTACAACCATTACCTTTGCTCCCCACGTTATTACTACGGCTTCTACAGAGTCGGTTGAAAGGAGTTCCCTGCAAACAACAACACTGACCACTGCCCGTACGACATCATCTCCTCCTCTCACCTCTGGACTTGCAACATCTCTGTCCTCTGTTGTGCCATCAACGGTGCCACACG AGCGTTGTAGAGAAGTTGAATATGAAGAAGAAATAACTTACAAAGGCTGTTCCACAAATGTCACTTTGAGCCAATGTGAAGGATCATGTCCATCTTCAACAAA